The following coding sequences lie in one Mycobacterium sp. DL440 genomic window:
- a CDS encoding gamma carbonic anhydrase family protein — MPEPLIVSVAGHTPQIDPDAWVAPNASVIGQVSLAAGTSVWYGATLRAEVEPIEVGEGSNIQDGVTVHVDPGFPCRIATGVTVGHNVVLHGCTVEQDSLVGMGAVVLNGAVIGAGSLVAAGAVVPQGMVVPPRSLVAGVPAKVRRELSDDEVGHNQLNAAAYTHLTGLHREAE; from the coding sequence ATGCCAGAGCCGCTGATCGTCTCCGTCGCCGGTCATACCCCGCAGATCGACCCGGACGCCTGGGTTGCACCCAATGCCAGTGTGATCGGCCAGGTTTCGCTGGCCGCCGGTACCAGCGTCTGGTACGGCGCCACGCTGCGCGCCGAGGTCGAGCCCATCGAGGTCGGTGAGGGCAGCAACATCCAGGACGGGGTGACCGTCCACGTCGACCCGGGTTTCCCATGCCGGATCGCCACCGGGGTGACGGTGGGCCACAACGTGGTGCTGCACGGCTGCACCGTCGAGCAGGACAGCCTGGTCGGCATGGGCGCGGTGGTGCTCAACGGTGCGGTGATCGGCGCCGGCTCGCTGGTGGCGGCCGGCGCGGTGGTGCCGCAGGGCATGGTGGTGCCGCCGCGCTCGCTGGTGGCCGGTGTGCCCGCCAAGGTGCGCCGAGAGCTCAGCGATGACGAGGTCGGCCACAACCAGCTCAATGCCGCGGCCTACACGCACCTCACCGGGTTGCACCGAGAGGCGGAGTAA
- a CDS encoding DoxX family protein: protein MTTTTVTGTATTRMTDTGLLILRIATGATMLQAGLIKAFDFGTAVGFMESSGWRLPAFGAFMVTAAETLGGIGLLFGILTPLAACAVIGAMVDAWAVNVSTDAFWSQPFNVPFLAAFAAAALLFTGAGAFSIDDRVFGRSRVSAKAAVGLLVIGVAAAIVTWIALNPSNPIHITRPTG from the coding sequence ATGACCACCACCACCGTCACCGGAACCGCGACCACCCGTATGACCGATACCGGGTTACTCATCCTGCGCATCGCTACTGGCGCGACGATGCTGCAGGCAGGCCTGATCAAGGCATTCGACTTCGGCACCGCCGTGGGATTCATGGAATCCAGCGGTTGGCGGCTGCCCGCGTTCGGCGCGTTCATGGTGACCGCGGCCGAAACCCTCGGCGGCATCGGCCTGCTGTTCGGGATCCTCACCCCACTGGCCGCGTGCGCGGTAATCGGCGCGATGGTCGACGCCTGGGCCGTGAACGTCTCGACCGACGCCTTCTGGTCTCAGCCGTTCAACGTCCCGTTCCTCGCCGCATTCGCCGCCGCGGCGCTGCTGTTCACGGGCGCCGGCGCGTTCTCGATCGATGACCGGGTGTTCGGCCGCTCCCGCGTCTCGGCCAAGGCTGCGGTGGGCCTGTTGGTGATCGGTGTTGCCGCGGCGATAGTGACCTGGATCGCGCTGAACCCCAGCAACCCCATCCACATCACACGGCCTACTGGCTGA
- a CDS encoding 3-hydroxyacyl-CoA dehydrogenase codes for MEIKDAVAVVTGGASGLGLATTKRLLDAGAQVVVIDLKGEEVVAELGDRAKFVATDVTDEAGVSEALDVAESLGPVRINVNCAGIGNAIKTLSKNGAFPLDGFRKVVEVNLIGTFNVIRLSAERIAKTEPLKNEERGVIINTASVAAFDGQIGQAAYSASKGGVVGMTLPIARDLSRELIRVCTIAPGLFKTPLLGSLPEEAQKSLGQQVPHPARLGDPDEYGALAVHIIENPMLNGEVIRLDGAIRMAPR; via the coding sequence GTGGAGATCAAAGACGCGGTAGCAGTCGTCACCGGCGGTGCCTCCGGCCTGGGCCTGGCCACCACCAAGCGCCTGTTGGACGCGGGTGCTCAGGTGGTCGTGATCGACCTCAAGGGTGAAGAGGTGGTGGCCGAGCTGGGTGACCGGGCCAAGTTCGTCGCCACCGATGTCACCGACGAGGCGGGGGTGTCCGAGGCGCTCGACGTCGCGGAGTCGCTTGGCCCGGTGCGTATCAACGTCAACTGCGCCGGTATCGGCAATGCGATCAAGACCTTGAGCAAGAACGGCGCCTTCCCGCTCGACGGGTTCCGCAAGGTGGTCGAGGTCAACCTGATCGGCACGTTCAATGTGATCCGGCTGAGTGCCGAGCGCATCGCCAAGACCGAGCCCCTCAAGAATGAAGAGCGCGGCGTCATCATCAACACCGCCTCGGTGGCGGCGTTCGACGGTCAGATCGGCCAGGCCGCCTACTCGGCATCCAAGGGCGGCGTGGTCGGCATGACCCTGCCGATCGCGCGTGACCTCTCGCGTGAGCTGATCCGGGTCTGCACCATCGCGCCGGGTCTGTTCAAGACCCCGCTGCTGGGCTCGCTGCCCGAAGAGGCACAGAAGTCGCTGGGCCAGCAGGTGCCGCACCCGGCCCGGCTGGGCGATCCCGACGAGTACGGCGCCCTGGCCGTGCACATCATCGAGAACCCGATGCTGAACGGCGAGGTCATCCGTCTGGATGGCGCGATCCGCATGGCGCCGCGTTAG
- a CDS encoding DUF308 domain-containing protein yields MTTNNQAREDVQGTSWLKRYYFTRAAFSIMWVCAAVGLAGNTTAAAALLLVYPAWDAIANLVDAQRNGGLRRNPTQAVNAGVSLVTTIAVGVALTQSTNAVLGVFGVWAVLSGLLQLATGARRRRSYGAQWPMVVSGVQSALAGGMFLIQANAPEAPQVTAVAPYVAFGAFYFLISAVWLTVNEARRRTTPLSQQ; encoded by the coding sequence ATGACGACGAATAACCAAGCGCGAGAGGATGTTCAGGGCACCAGTTGGTTGAAGCGTTACTACTTCACCCGAGCGGCATTCTCCATCATGTGGGTGTGCGCCGCCGTCGGCCTGGCCGGTAACACGACCGCCGCGGCCGCGCTGCTGCTCGTCTATCCCGCGTGGGACGCGATCGCCAACCTTGTTGATGCACAACGCAATGGCGGGCTTCGTCGCAATCCCACACAGGCCGTCAATGCGGGGGTCAGCCTGGTGACGACGATCGCCGTCGGTGTTGCGCTCACCCAGAGCACGAACGCAGTGCTTGGCGTATTCGGTGTGTGGGCCGTGCTATCGGGCCTTCTCCAGCTCGCGACCGGCGCACGCCGCCGGCGCAGCTACGGCGCGCAATGGCCGATGGTTGTCAGCGGCGTCCAATCGGCCCTCGCTGGTGGCATGTTCCTGATTCAGGCGAACGCGCCCGAAGCGCCACAGGTCACCGCCGTCGCCCCTTACGTGGCCTTCGGCGCGTTCTATTTCCTCATCTCGGCAGTGTGGCTGACCGTAAATGAGGCTCGCCGCCGAACCACCCCACTTTCCCAGCAATGA
- the tet(V) gene encoding tetracycline efflux MFS transporter Tet(V): MQPDITTPVGQTDGWRVLAPFRIREYRLLIAAVTLSIFAEGMWSVVMALQVIAIDNNPTSLSLVATCMGVGLVAFVLVGGIAADRINQRTIIIAVETVNLVTVSTVAVLGLLDALKIWHLAVAAGILGIAAAFFFPAYSALLPRILPPEQLLAANGVEGVVRPVFQRSVGPAVAGMVIAATFPSLGAVVVAALFGLGLALLVATRGTTDLVAAQDDSQRPHVLRDLRDGFAFMVRTPWLLSTLLFASMFVLVVLGPIEVLLPFIAQDRFADGARAYGFILAFFGFGSALGALTVSSRRMPRRYLTTMMLMWGLGSVPLVVVGVTSSFPLMAAATFCIGVTDGAGMVIWGTLLQRRVPTEMLGRVSSLDFFVSLAFMPLSFAIVGPLSKVVSMESIFLVAGLLPAVLAAVAVTAARMPRDELAHPLR, from the coding sequence ATGCAGCCCGATATCACGACGCCGGTTGGTCAAACCGACGGCTGGCGTGTGCTCGCCCCCTTCCGCATCCGCGAATACCGGTTGCTGATCGCCGCGGTCACGTTGTCGATCTTCGCCGAAGGTATGTGGTCGGTGGTGATGGCGTTGCAGGTCATCGCGATCGACAACAATCCGACCTCGCTGTCACTGGTGGCCACCTGCATGGGCGTCGGCTTGGTGGCGTTCGTCCTCGTCGGCGGTATTGCCGCTGACCGGATCAACCAGCGCACGATCATCATCGCGGTGGAGACGGTCAATCTGGTGACGGTCTCGACGGTCGCGGTGCTGGGTCTGCTCGACGCGCTCAAGATCTGGCATCTGGCCGTCGCGGCAGGCATTCTCGGCATCGCGGCGGCGTTCTTCTTCCCGGCTTACAGCGCGCTGCTGCCGCGCATCCTGCCGCCCGAACAACTGTTGGCAGCCAACGGCGTTGAGGGCGTGGTGCGCCCGGTGTTCCAGCGTTCGGTAGGTCCGGCGGTAGCAGGCATGGTGATCGCCGCGACTTTCCCCTCACTGGGCGCGGTCGTGGTGGCGGCGTTGTTCGGCCTGGGCCTGGCCCTGCTGGTCGCCACCCGCGGAACCACGGATCTGGTTGCGGCACAGGATGACAGCCAGCGACCGCACGTATTACGTGATCTGCGTGACGGTTTCGCTTTTATGGTGCGCACCCCATGGCTGCTGTCGACGCTGCTGTTCGCCAGCATGTTCGTCCTCGTCGTTCTCGGACCGATCGAGGTCCTGCTGCCGTTCATCGCCCAGGACCGGTTCGCCGACGGGGCCAGGGCCTACGGATTCATTCTGGCGTTCTTCGGATTCGGCAGCGCGCTGGGAGCATTGACGGTGTCTTCACGCCGGATGCCGCGGCGCTACCTGACCACGATGATGTTGATGTGGGGACTGGGCTCGGTCCCGCTCGTGGTCGTCGGCGTCACCTCGTCGTTCCCGTTGATGGCGGCGGCGACGTTCTGCATCGGCGTCACCGACGGTGCCGGGATGGTGATTTGGGGAACGCTGCTGCAGCGGCGGGTGCCGACGGAGATGCTGGGCCGGGTCTCAAGCCTGGACTTCTTCGTGTCGCTGGCCTTCATGCCGCTGTCGTTCGCGATCGTCGGCCCGCTGTCGAAGGTGGTTTCGATGGAGTCCATCTTCCTGGTGGCCGGGCTGCTGCCGGCCGTGCTGGCCGCAGTGGCCGTGACAGCAGCCCGGATGCCGCGCGACGAGCTGGCGCACCCGCTGCGTTAG
- a CDS encoding TetR/AcrR family transcriptional regulator: MVIQPRKRRRAPRGSGELLRDQILDATTELLLETGHAKAVSIRSVAQRVGVTPPSIYLHFADKDTLLDAVCSRYFEKLDEEMQRAAADHTSTIEVLRAQGHAYVNFARRTPELYRLATMGEGRPGSDVDTALNSSAFQHMRASVAGLMADGIYPPGDATTMTLELWAAAHGVVAMLISKPYLPWGDVEEFTDRVLRAVCTGQIVSGIIGTDLEPMETIARLKGMAGDHADEGQQQ; the protein is encoded by the coding sequence GTGGTGATCCAACCGCGTAAACGGCGCCGCGCCCCGCGTGGTTCCGGAGAGCTGCTGCGTGATCAGATCCTTGACGCCACAACCGAATTACTGTTGGAAACCGGCCATGCCAAGGCCGTGTCGATCCGGTCGGTGGCCCAGCGCGTCGGGGTCACCCCGCCGTCGATCTACCTGCACTTCGCCGACAAGGACACGTTGCTGGACGCGGTGTGCTCGCGGTACTTCGAGAAACTCGACGAGGAGATGCAGCGCGCTGCCGCCGATCACACCTCGACCATCGAGGTGTTGCGCGCGCAGGGCCACGCCTATGTGAACTTCGCCAGGCGCACACCCGAGTTGTACCGATTGGCCACGATGGGTGAGGGCCGGCCCGGCAGCGACGTCGACACCGCGCTGAACAGCTCAGCGTTCCAGCACATGCGCGCCTCTGTGGCCGGGCTGATGGCCGACGGGATCTACCCGCCCGGGGATGCCACCACGATGACCCTCGAACTGTGGGCCGCGGCGCACGGAGTGGTCGCGATGCTGATCTCCAAGCCGTATCTGCCATGGGGCGATGTCGAGGAGTTCACCGATCGCGTGCTGCGTGCGGTGTGCACCGGTCAGATCGTCTCGGGGATCATCGGAACCGACCTCGAACCCATGGAGACCATCGCCCGGTTGAAGGGAATGGCCGGGGATCACGCCGACGAAGGGCAACAGCAGTGA
- a CDS encoding enoyl-CoA hydratase, which translates to MTVTREYPDLKDVSVSREQGVLSVTLNRPDSLNSLTQGMLVAIADAMELAATDPEVRVVRLGGAGRGFSSGAGISEEDQNADSHDAEGVLDAANRAVASIVALPKPVVAAVQGPAAGVGVSLALACDVVLASEAAFFLLAFTKIGLMPDGGASALVAANIGRIRAMRLALLADRLTAADAYDWGLISAVYPADEFDAAVDKIVGKLRSGPAVALRETKQAVNAATLTELEGAFARERKGQLQLLVSNDFREGTKAFQQNRRPEFTQQ; encoded by the coding sequence ATGACCGTGACCCGCGAATACCCCGACCTCAAAGATGTATCCGTGTCCCGCGAGCAGGGCGTGCTGTCGGTGACGCTGAACCGGCCCGACAGCCTCAACTCCCTGACCCAGGGCATGCTGGTCGCGATCGCCGACGCCATGGAACTGGCCGCCACCGACCCCGAGGTCCGAGTGGTACGCCTGGGTGGAGCGGGCCGCGGATTCAGCTCGGGCGCGGGCATCAGCGAGGAAGACCAGAACGCCGACAGCCACGACGCCGAAGGGGTGCTCGACGCCGCCAACCGCGCCGTCGCCTCCATCGTCGCGCTGCCCAAGCCGGTCGTGGCCGCGGTGCAGGGACCCGCCGCGGGCGTCGGGGTGTCACTGGCCCTTGCGTGCGACGTGGTGCTCGCCTCGGAAGCGGCCTTCTTCTTGTTGGCCTTCACCAAGATCGGGCTGATGCCCGACGGCGGCGCGTCGGCTCTCGTCGCCGCGAACATCGGGCGGATCCGGGCCATGCGCCTGGCGTTGCTGGCCGACCGCCTCACCGCCGCCGACGCCTACGACTGGGGTCTGATCAGCGCCGTGTACCCGGCCGACGAGTTCGACGCCGCGGTGGACAAGATCGTCGGCAAGTTGCGCTCCGGTCCGGCAGTCGCCCTGCGTGAGACCAAGCAGGCCGTCAACGCGGCCACGCTCACCGAGCTCGAGGGCGCCTTCGCCCGCGAGCGCAAGGGGCAGCTGCAGCTGCTGGTGTCCAACGACTTCCGTGAGGGCACCAAGGCCTTCCAGCAGAACCGGCGCCCGGAGTTCACCCAGCAGTAG
- a CDS encoding MMPL family transporter, whose amino-acid sequence MLHRIAHLALAAPRRVLVVAALAMVAAGIFGIPVAKSLSAGGFQDPTSESAQATRLLSDKFARGDMQLLISVTDDSAAGVNSPAARVTGTDIAAQLKASPYVTEVSSTWTVPAPAAATLISKDGKTGLILAGITGGESGAQKHAKELTDQLVHDRDGVTVRAGGEAMIYVQINGQSEKDLLMMESIAIPLSFVVLVWVFGGLLAAALPLAVGGFAILGSLAVLRGFTMVTDVSIFALNLTVAMGLALAIDYTLLIISRYRDELADGVDPDRALVRTMVTAGRTVLFSAMTVALSMVAMVLFPMYFLKSFAYAGIAVVALAAFAAIVVAPAAIALLGDRLDAYDVRRFIRRVLGRPEPVHKAVEQTFWYRMTKRVMRRSVPIGLAVIALLLMLGAPFLGIKWGFPDDRVLPSSASARQLGDELRNDFAVDSSTAVTVVLPDVNGLLPAGLDRYAGDLSRAADGVSVSAPGGTFVDGRRVGPPTSGTGIADGSAYLTVGSHVPLFSDASEAQLDALHAVPAPAEVKFTGIAQVNRDSSHAITSRLPLVLGIIAAITFVLLFLLTGSVVLPLKALVLNVLSLSAAFGALVWIFQDGHLGALGTTSTGTLVANLPVLLFCIAFGLSMDYEVFLVSRIREYWLTPGLARPDGTEMSPRERNDESVALGLARTGRVVTAAALLMSISFAALIAAQVAFMRMFGLGLTIAVLVDATLVRMLLVPAFMHLMGQWNWWAPAPLARLHERIGISESGPDELDPDGPGDVSGDDGKRERADAGATDAG is encoded by the coding sequence GTGCTGCACAGAATCGCCCATCTCGCTCTCGCCGCACCGCGACGTGTCCTCGTGGTGGCCGCGCTGGCGATGGTGGCTGCGGGCATCTTCGGCATTCCCGTTGCCAAGAGCCTGTCAGCCGGCGGATTCCAGGACCCGACTTCGGAATCGGCGCAGGCCACACGGCTGCTCTCGGACAAATTCGCCCGCGGCGACATGCAGTTGCTCATCAGCGTCACCGACGACTCGGCGGCTGGGGTCAACAGTCCCGCGGCACGGGTCACGGGCACCGACATTGCCGCCCAGCTCAAGGCATCGCCATACGTGACCGAGGTCAGCTCGACCTGGACGGTGCCCGCGCCCGCGGCGGCCACGCTGATCAGTAAGGACGGCAAGACCGGGCTCATCCTGGCCGGAATCACCGGCGGGGAGAGCGGCGCGCAGAAACATGCCAAGGAACTCACCGACCAACTCGTGCACGATCGTGACGGCGTGACCGTGCGGGCCGGTGGCGAGGCGATGATCTACGTCCAGATCAACGGGCAGAGCGAAAAAGACCTCTTGATGATGGAATCCATCGCGATTCCGCTGAGCTTCGTCGTGCTGGTGTGGGTGTTCGGCGGATTGCTCGCCGCCGCCCTACCGCTCGCGGTAGGCGGCTTCGCGATCCTCGGATCTCTGGCAGTGCTGCGCGGATTCACCATGGTCACCGACGTCTCGATCTTCGCGCTCAACCTGACCGTCGCCATGGGGCTGGCGCTGGCCATCGACTACACCCTGTTGATCATCAGCCGGTACCGCGACGAACTGGCCGATGGCGTCGATCCGGACCGCGCGCTGGTGCGCACCATGGTCACGGCCGGCCGGACGGTGCTGTTCTCGGCCATGACGGTGGCGCTGTCGATGGTGGCGATGGTGCTGTTCCCGATGTACTTCCTCAAGTCGTTCGCCTACGCGGGCATCGCGGTGGTGGCGCTGGCGGCATTCGCGGCCATCGTGGTGGCCCCCGCCGCCATCGCGCTGCTGGGTGACCGACTGGACGCCTACGACGTGCGCCGGTTCATCCGCCGGGTCCTCGGCCGGCCCGAGCCCGTGCACAAGGCCGTCGAGCAGACGTTCTGGTACCGCATGACCAAGCGTGTCATGCGCCGCTCGGTCCCGATCGGGCTTGCGGTCATCGCGCTGCTGCTGATGCTGGGTGCGCCCTTCCTCGGCATCAAGTGGGGCTTCCCCGACGACCGTGTCCTGCCGTCCTCGGCGTCGGCCCGCCAGCTCGGCGACGAGCTGCGCAATGATTTCGCCGTCGACTCCTCGACCGCTGTCACCGTGGTGCTACCCGACGTCAACGGATTGCTGCCCGCCGGCCTCGACCGCTACGCGGGAGATCTGTCGCGGGCCGCCGACGGTGTCTCCGTATCGGCACCCGGAGGCACCTTCGTTGACGGCCGCCGGGTCGGACCGCCGACCTCGGGAACCGGAATAGCCGACGGCAGCGCATATCTCACCGTCGGTAGCCATGTGCCGTTGTTCAGCGACGCCTCTGAGGCCCAGCTCGACGCGCTGCACGCCGTGCCTGCGCCGGCCGAGGTGAAGTTCACCGGCATCGCGCAGGTCAACCGGGACAGCTCACACGCGATCACCTCCCGGTTGCCGCTGGTGCTCGGCATCATTGCCGCGATCACCTTCGTGCTGCTGTTCCTGCTCACCGGCAGCGTGGTGCTTCCGCTGAAAGCGTTGGTGCTCAACGTGTTGTCCCTGTCGGCGGCGTTCGGTGCGCTGGTGTGGATCTTCCAGGACGGTCACCTGGGTGCACTCGGCACCACATCGACGGGCACCTTGGTGGCCAACCTGCCGGTGTTGTTGTTCTGCATCGCATTCGGGTTGTCGATGGACTACGAGGTGTTCCTGGTCTCGCGGATCCGGGAGTACTGGCTGACACCCGGACTGGCCCGCCCCGACGGCACCGAAATGTCCCCGCGCGAGCGGAACGACGAGAGCGTCGCGCTCGGTCTGGCCCGCACCGGCCGGGTGGTGACGGCCGCGGCGCTGCTGATGTCGATCTCGTTCGCCGCACTGATCGCCGCGCAGGTGGCCTTCATGCGGATGTTCGGCCTGGGCCTGACCATTGCGGTTCTCGTCGACGCCACGTTGGTGCGGATGCTGTTGGTGCCGGCATTCATGCATCTGATGGGGCAGTGGAACTGGTGGGCGCCAGCACCGTTGGCCCGGTTACACGAGCGAATCGGCATCAGTGAGTCGGGTCCGGACGAACTGGACCCTGACGGCCCCGGTGACGTTTCCGGGGATGACGGCAAACGTGAACGCGCGGACGCCGGTGCGACGGACGCCGGTTAG
- a CDS encoding nitronate monooxygenase family protein, with protein MALKTKFTETFGIEHPIVQGGMQWVGRAELVAAVANAGALGFITALTQPTPADLAKEIERCRELTDKPFGVNLTILPTINPPPYDEYRQVIVDSGIKIVETAGSNPAPHLPMFHANGIKVLHKCTSVRHAVKAQSLGVDGISIDGFECAGHPGEDDIPGLVLIPAASEKIDIPMIASGGFADARGLVAALALGADGINMGSRFMCTAESAIHQKVKEAIVAGTERDTELIFRSLGNTARVASNTVSREVVQILKDGGQFEDVKDLVAGKRGVKVYEIGDLDAGIWSVGTSMGLINDIPTCGELVSRMVSEAALLISGRLANMIGADEAEPEKEAVLA; from the coding sequence ATGGCATTGAAGACGAAGTTCACCGAGACGTTCGGGATCGAGCATCCCATCGTGCAGGGTGGCATGCAGTGGGTCGGCCGGGCCGAACTCGTTGCGGCCGTGGCGAACGCTGGGGCACTCGGGTTCATCACCGCGCTCACCCAGCCCACTCCGGCCGATCTGGCCAAGGAGATCGAGCGGTGTCGTGAGCTCACCGACAAGCCGTTCGGGGTGAACCTGACGATCCTGCCGACGATCAACCCGCCGCCATACGACGAGTACCGCCAGGTGATCGTCGACTCCGGCATCAAGATCGTCGAGACCGCCGGCTCCAACCCGGCACCGCACCTGCCGATGTTCCACGCCAACGGCATCAAGGTGCTGCACAAGTGCACCTCGGTGCGCCACGCGGTCAAGGCGCAGAGCCTCGGTGTGGACGGCATCAGCATCGACGGGTTCGAGTGCGCCGGTCACCCCGGCGAAGACGACATCCCGGGCCTGGTGCTGATCCCGGCCGCGTCGGAGAAGATCGACATCCCGATGATCGCCTCGGGTGGTTTCGCCGACGCGCGTGGCCTGGTCGCCGCGCTGGCGCTGGGCGCCGACGGCATCAACATGGGCTCGCGGTTCATGTGCACGGCCGAATCGGCGATTCATCAGAAGGTCAAGGAAGCGATCGTGGCCGGCACCGAGCGTGACACCGAGCTGATCTTCCGCAGCCTGGGCAATACCGCGCGGGTCGCGAGCAACACGGTCTCGCGTGAGGTGGTGCAGATCCTCAAGGACGGCGGCCAGTTCGAGGACGTCAAGGATCTGGTGGCCGGCAAACGCGGTGTGAAGGTCTATGAGATCGGTGATCTCGACGCAGGCATCTGGTCGGTCGGTACTTCGATGGGCCTGATCAACGACATCCCCACCTGTGGCGAACTCGTCTCGCGGATGGTGTCGGAGGCTGCGCTGCTGATCAGCGGGCGCCTGGCGAACATGATCGGCGCGGACGAGGCCGAGCCGGAGAAAGAAGCAGTCCTCGCCTGA
- a CDS encoding TetR/AcrR family transcriptional regulator, translating to MAAPASTADAILRCARSSIVAAGYNGFSYADIAAVVGIRKASIHHHFPTKVDLVRTLVRQYRDEAEAGLAEIERHVADPLDQLRSYTGYWESCISEPETSYCVCALLATQIPVLPEEIVVEVRAYFRALSAWLTSVLERGASAGTITLTGEAYSEAEALMATVHGAMLSARAYGDPTIFAAITWPAIDRLRPPSNTTNDHDRQIGARGDDDDE from the coding sequence ATGGCCGCACCAGCTTCCACCGCCGACGCGATCCTTCGCTGCGCACGCTCGTCGATCGTCGCCGCCGGCTACAACGGCTTCAGCTACGCCGACATCGCCGCCGTCGTCGGCATCCGCAAAGCGAGCATTCACCACCACTTCCCGACCAAGGTCGACCTCGTACGCACCTTGGTGAGGCAGTACCGCGACGAGGCCGAAGCAGGGCTCGCCGAGATCGAGCGCCACGTCGCCGACCCGCTCGACCAGCTCCGCAGCTACACCGGGTACTGGGAGTCATGCATCAGCGAACCCGAAACCAGTTACTGCGTATGCGCATTGCTCGCCACCCAGATCCCGGTTCTCCCCGAGGAGATCGTGGTCGAGGTGCGGGCATATTTCCGGGCGCTGTCCGCCTGGCTGACATCAGTCCTCGAGCGCGGTGCCAGCGCGGGCACCATCACCCTGACCGGCGAGGCGTATTCCGAGGCTGAGGCATTGATGGCCACGGTTCATGGCGCGATGTTGTCGGCACGGGCATACGGCGACCCGACGATCTTCGCCGCCATCACATGGCCCGCGATCGACCGCCTTCGACCGCCTTCCAACACAACGAACGACCACGACCGACAGATAGGAGCACGCGGTGACGATGACGACGAATAA
- a CDS encoding CaiB/BaiF CoA-transferase family protein — protein sequence MAGPLQGLRVVELAGIGPGPHAAMILGDLGADVVRVERPGRSGGVPAGDRDSMLRNRRSVAANLKSDEGRELVLSLISKADVLIEGYRPGVTERLGLGPEDCAKINDRLIYARMTGWGQEGPRALQAGHDINYISLNGLLHAVGRAGERPVPPLNLAGDFGGGSMFLLVGVLSALFERQTSGKGQVIDAAMVDGSSVLMQMMWGFRANGLWSDERGTNMLDTGAPYYDTYTCADGRYMAIGAIEPQFYAELLKGLGLDTADLPAQNDMARWPELREAFTKAFAAQDRDHWAKVFAGTDACATPVLSFAEVLTEPHIAERDTFFDDEGNLQPMPAPRFSRSTTAEPTPPRPRGADTEAVLRDWV from the coding sequence ATGGCAGGACCACTGCAAGGTTTACGCGTTGTGGAGCTGGCCGGGATCGGCCCAGGCCCGCACGCGGCGATGATCCTCGGCGACTTGGGCGCCGACGTGGTGCGCGTCGAGCGTCCGGGCCGCAGCGGGGGAGTACCCGCGGGTGACCGGGATTCGATGCTCCGCAACCGCCGCTCGGTGGCAGCCAACCTCAAGAGCGACGAGGGCCGCGAGCTCGTGCTCAGCCTGATCTCCAAGGCCGACGTGCTGATCGAGGGCTACCGGCCCGGTGTCACCGAACGCCTGGGACTGGGCCCCGAGGACTGCGCCAAGATCAACGACCGGCTGATCTACGCCCGGATGACGGGGTGGGGTCAGGAGGGTCCGCGGGCCCTGCAGGCCGGACACGACATCAACTACATCTCCCTCAACGGCCTGCTGCATGCCGTGGGTCGCGCGGGCGAGCGCCCGGTGCCACCGCTGAACCTTGCCGGTGATTTCGGCGGCGGGTCGATGTTCCTGCTCGTCGGCGTCCTCTCGGCTCTGTTCGAGCGTCAGACCTCGGGCAAGGGCCAGGTAATTGACGCGGCGATGGTCGACGGCTCGTCGGTGCTGATGCAGATGATGTGGGGATTCCGCGCCAACGGCCTCTGGTCCGACGAGCGGGGCACGAACATGCTCGACACCGGCGCGCCCTACTACGACACTTACACCTGCGCCGACGGTCGCTACATGGCCATCGGGGCGATCGAGCCGCAGTTCTACGCCGAGCTGCTCAAGGGGCTGGGCCTGGACACCGCCGATCTGCCGGCCCAGAACGACATGGCTCGCTGGCCCGAGTTGCGTGAGGCCTTCACCAAGGCGTTCGCCGCCCAGGACCGGGACCACTGGGCCAAGGTGTTCGCCGGTACCGATGCGTGTGCGACGCCGGTGCTGTCCTTCGCCGAGGTGCTCACCGAACCGCACATCGCCGAGCGGGACACGTTCTTCGACGATGAGGGCAACCTGCAGCCGATGCCGGCACCGCGGTTCTCGCGCAGCACGACGGCCGAGCCGACTCCGCCGCGTCCGCGTGGGGCCGATACGGAAGCCGTTCTGCGGGACTGGGTTTAG